A single region of the Arthrobacter sp. PAMC25564 genome encodes:
- a CDS encoding sugar ABC transporter permease produces the protein MTRQLTDRPPAVAEAPPATPGRARWSARTRRDFVVFLALALPNLALIAVFTYLPLINNIYYSTLDWTLGSASATAVGFGNYLTFFTSADASKVLGTTAVFTLVTVGGSMLLGLLVALALNSKVRGTTFARSAVFAPYVLSGVGVGLVWLFIFDPGYGVLSWLLRGIGQQSPQWINDPQISLVMVVIVYIWKNLGYCAVVYLAGLQSLPQDVMEAASLDGANGFRRFLDMSVPLLSPTTFFLLITTMLSSLQAFDLIRIMTPLGNGTSTLIYEAYLQAFGAYNRAGYSAAISVVLFAILLIITVLQLRFVERKVHYS, from the coding sequence ATGACTCGACAATTGACCGACCGGCCGCCCGCCGTCGCAGAGGCCCCGCCGGCCACGCCAGGCAGGGCCCGCTGGTCCGCCAGGACACGCCGGGACTTCGTTGTATTCCTGGCCCTGGCGCTGCCCAACCTGGCCTTGATTGCGGTGTTCACCTACCTGCCGCTGATCAACAACATCTACTACTCCACCCTCGACTGGACCCTCGGATCGGCCTCGGCCACCGCGGTGGGCTTCGGGAATTACCTCACGTTCTTCACGAGTGCCGACGCCTCGAAGGTCCTGGGCACCACCGCCGTTTTCACCCTGGTCACCGTGGGCGGCTCCATGCTGCTGGGCCTCCTGGTGGCGCTCGCACTCAATTCCAAGGTCCGCGGGACCACCTTCGCCCGCTCGGCGGTCTTCGCCCCGTATGTACTCAGCGGCGTCGGCGTCGGCCTGGTCTGGCTGTTCATCTTCGATCCCGGCTACGGGGTCCTGTCCTGGCTGCTGCGCGGCATCGGACAGCAGAGCCCCCAATGGATCAACGATCCGCAAATCTCCCTGGTCATGGTGGTCATCGTCTACATCTGGAAGAACCTGGGCTACTGCGCCGTGGTTTACCTGGCCGGGCTGCAGTCCCTCCCCCAGGACGTCATGGAGGCCGCCTCGCTGGACGGCGCAAACGGCTTCCGCCGCTTCCTGGACATGTCCGTGCCGCTGCTGTCCCCGACCACATTCTTCCTGCTCATCACCACCATGCTGAGCTCCCTGCAGGCCTTCGACCTGATCCGGATCATGACCCCGCTCGGCAACGGCACCAGCACGCTGATCTACGAGGCGTACCTGCAGGCCTTCGGCGCCTACAACCGCGCCGGCTACTCGGCCGCCATCTCCGTGGTGCTCTTCGCCATCCTGCTCATCATCACCGTGCTGCAACTGCGGTTCGTCGAACGGAAGGTGCACTACTCGTGA
- a CDS encoding P1 family peptidase produces MTAITDVPGIRVGHAGKIGDGWLSGVTVVLPPVGTVGSVDVRGGGPGTHETDALDPTTLSQTVDAVVLTGGSAFGLASAHGAQRWCEDAGRGFAVPGGIVPIVPAAAIFDLGRGGDFYARPDAAMGYAATADAAARQDGHDVERGNVGAGTGAAIGRGTYKGGVGTASLTLNNISKDGPVVVGAIAVVNALGLPFDTSVANAARSANPPPLNTTLVVVATNAILDKAECKRTASAAHAGLARALNPSHTLADGDTVFALATGAVALDRSTQPARQMSLITLQSAAADVVRLAILDGIAAAEAVGTPAGVLGAYGG; encoded by the coding sequence ATGACTGCGATTACGGATGTTCCCGGAATACGGGTGGGCCACGCCGGAAAAATCGGCGACGGCTGGCTCAGCGGGGTGACCGTGGTGTTGCCGCCTGTTGGAACCGTTGGATCGGTCGATGTCCGGGGCGGCGGTCCTGGCACGCACGAGACGGACGCGCTGGATCCCACCACCCTGAGCCAGACCGTCGACGCCGTGGTGCTCACCGGGGGCAGCGCCTTCGGCCTGGCCTCGGCGCACGGGGCCCAGCGCTGGTGCGAGGATGCGGGGCGGGGATTCGCCGTGCCCGGCGGGATCGTCCCCATCGTCCCGGCCGCCGCGATTTTCGACCTTGGCCGCGGCGGGGACTTCTATGCCCGGCCCGACGCCGCCATGGGTTACGCGGCCACCGCGGATGCCGCTGCCCGCCAGGACGGGCACGACGTCGAACGCGGCAACGTGGGCGCCGGCACCGGAGCCGCCATCGGCCGGGGCACCTACAAAGGCGGAGTGGGCACCGCCTCCCTCACCCTAAACAACATCTCTAAAGACGGGCCTGTGGTGGTGGGGGCAATAGCGGTCGTCAACGCCCTGGGACTGCCCTTCGACACATCTGTGGCGAACGCCGCAAGGAGTGCGAATCCGCCACCCCTGAACACCACACTGGTCGTCGTCGCTACGAACGCCATCCTGGACAAAGCCGAGTGCAAACGGACGGCCTCGGCGGCCCATGCCGGCTTGGCCCGGGCGTTGAATCCGAGCCACACCCTCGCAGACGGCGACACCGTGTTCGCCCTGGCCACCGGCGCCGTCGCGCTGGACCGCAGCACCCAGCCGGCCCGGCAGATGAGCCTTATTACCCTGCAGAGTGCGGCAGCCGACGTCGTCCGGCTGGCCATCCTGGACGGGATCGCCGCGGCGGAGGCGGTGGGCACTCCGGCAGGCGTTCTGGGTGCATACGGAGGCTGA
- the infA gene encoding translation initiation factor IF-1, with amino-acid sequence MAKKDGVIEIEGVVTEALPNAMFRVELTNKHVVLAHISGKMRQHYIRILPEDRVVVELSPYDLTRGRIVYRYK; translated from the coding sequence ATGGCCAAGAAGGACGGGGTCATTGAGATCGAGGGCGTTGTGACTGAGGCGCTGCCCAACGCGATGTTTCGCGTTGAGCTCACCAACAAGCACGTCGTTCTGGCACACATCTCTGGAAAGATGCGCCAGCACTACATCAGGATTCTCCCTGAGGACCGGGTAGTGGTGGAGCTGAGCCCGTACGACCTGACACGTGGTCGTATCGTCTACCGCTACAAGTAA
- the rpmJ gene encoding 50S ribosomal protein L36 translates to MKVKPSVKQICEKCKVIRRNGRVMVICENPRHKQRQG, encoded by the coding sequence ATGAAGGTCAAGCCGAGCGTCAAGCAGATCTGCGAAAAGTGCAAAGTGATCCGCCGTAATGGCCGGGTCATGGTGATCTGCGAGAACCCGCGCCACAAGCAGCGCCAGGGCTGA
- the rpsM gene encoding 30S ribosomal protein S13, producing the protein MARLAGVDIPREKRLEIALTYIYGVGKTRAHETLAATGISADIRVKDLSDAELVQLRDYIEGNYKVEGDLRREVAADIRRKVEIGSYEGLRHRKGLPVRGQRTKTNARTRKGPKRTVAGKKKTR; encoded by the coding sequence ATGGCTCGTCTCGCTGGCGTAGACATTCCCCGCGAAAAGCGGTTGGAAATTGCGCTTACTTACATCTACGGCGTGGGCAAGACCCGTGCACACGAAACCCTGGCTGCCACCGGCATCAGCGCTGACATCCGCGTCAAGGATCTCAGCGATGCCGAGCTGGTCCAGCTGCGTGACTACATCGAAGGCAACTACAAGGTTGAGGGTGACCTTCGCCGCGAAGTAGCAGCTGATATCCGCCGCAAGGTCGAAATCGGCAGCTACGAAGGCCTGCGTCACCGCAAGGGCCTGCCCGTACGCGGACAGCGTACGAAGACCAACGCGCGTACCCGCAAGGGCCCGAAGCGTACCGTCGCCGGCAAGAAGAAGACCCGCTAA
- the rpsK gene encoding 30S ribosomal protein S11 → MPPKTRGAVRKPRKKDKKNIALGQAHIKSTFNNTIVSITDPNGAVISWASSGEVGFKGSRKSTPFAAQMAAEAAAKRAQEHGMRKVDVFVKGPGSGRETAIRSLQAAGLEVGSIQDVTPSAHNGCRPPKRRRV, encoded by the coding sequence ATGCCCCCGAAGACTCGTGGCGCGGTTCGCAAGCCGCGTAAGAAGGACAAGAAGAACATCGCGCTGGGCCAGGCGCACATCAAGAGCACCTTTAACAACACCATCGTTTCCATCACGGATCCGAACGGTGCTGTCATCTCCTGGGCTTCCTCCGGTGAGGTTGGCTTCAAGGGCTCACGTAAGTCCACCCCGTTCGCTGCCCAGATGGCTGCCGAAGCCGCCGCAAAGCGTGCACAGGAGCACGGCATGCGCAAGGTCGACGTATTCGTCAAGGGACCGGGTTCCGGACGCGAGACCGCCATCCGTTCACTGCAGGCCGCTGGCCTTGAGGTTGGATCCATCCAGGATGTAACCCCCAGCGCCCACAACGGCTGCCGTCCGCCGAAGCGCCGCCGCGTCTAA
- a CDS encoding DNA-directed RNA polymerase subunit alpha: MLIAQRPTLSEEVVSENRSRFIIEPLEPGFGYTLGNSLRRTLLSSIPGAAVTSIRIDGVLHEFTTVPGVKEDVTEIILNIKSLSVSSEHDEPVVAYLRKQGPGVVTAADIAPPAGVEFHNPDLHIATLNSKGKFELELTIERGRGYVSAAQNKSGDSEIGRIPVDSIYSPVLKVTFRVEATRVEQRTDFDKLIVDVETKQAIAPRDAVASAGTTLVELFGLARELNTAAEGIEIGPSPTDAALAADMALPIEDLDLTVRSYNCLKREGIHTVGELVARSEADLMDIRNFGAKSIDEVKAKLVELGLSLKDSPPGFDLAARAAAIEEDDAAFSDDEL, from the coding sequence GTGCTCATTGCACAGCGCCCCACCCTCTCCGAAGAGGTCGTCTCCGAAAACCGTTCACGTTTCATTATTGAACCGCTGGAACCTGGCTTTGGTTACACACTCGGAAACTCCCTCCGCCGTACCCTGCTCTCTTCCATCCCCGGTGCCGCTGTAACCAGCATCCGGATCGATGGCGTGCTGCACGAGTTCACCACGGTTCCGGGTGTCAAGGAAGATGTCACTGAGATCATCCTGAACATCAAGAGCCTTTCGGTTTCCTCCGAGCACGATGAGCCGGTTGTTGCCTACCTGCGCAAGCAGGGCCCGGGAGTCGTCACCGCCGCGGACATCGCTCCGCCGGCCGGCGTCGAATTCCACAACCCGGATCTGCACATTGCCACGCTGAACTCGAAGGGCAAGTTCGAACTGGAACTGACCATCGAGCGCGGCCGCGGCTACGTTTCGGCAGCTCAGAACAAGTCCGGCGATTCCGAGATCGGCCGCATCCCGGTTGACTCGATCTACTCGCCGGTGCTGAAGGTTACCTTCCGCGTGGAGGCCACCCGTGTTGAGCAGCGCACTGACTTCGACAAGCTCATTGTCGACGTCGAGACCAAGCAGGCCATCGCCCCGCGCGATGCCGTTGCTTCGGCAGGTACCACCCTGGTGGAACTGTTCGGTCTGGCCCGCGAGCTGAACACCGCAGCTGAAGGTATCGAGATTGGCCCGTCGCCGACGGATGCTGCCCTGGCAGCAGACATGGCTCTGCCGATCGAGGATCTGGACCTCACGGTCCGTTCCTACAACTGCCTCAAGCGTGAGGGCATCCACACCGTGGGTGAACTCGTTGCCCGCTCCGAGGCCGACCTCATGGACATCCGTAACTTCGGTGCGAAGTCCATCGATGAGGTCAAGGCAAAGCTGGTTGAACTGGGCCTGTCCCTCAAGGACTCGCCTCCCGGATTTGACCTCGCAGCACGCGCCGCAGCAATTGAAGAGGACGACGCCGCTTTCAGCGACGACGAACTCTAA
- the rplQ gene encoding 50S ribosomal protein L17, translating into MPTPAKGPRLGGGAAHERLMLANLSAALFEHKRITTTVTKAKRLKPYAERLVTFAKRGDLSSRRRVLGLISNKGIVHELFTDIAQAVENRNGGYTRITKIGNRKGDNAPMAVIELVLEPVSAKQAVVAEATQAAAKAAPVAEEAPVEAEVTETEAPAAEATEAPEAEAAATEEAPATEEAAAKSEKDAK; encoded by the coding sequence ATGCCTACCCCCGCTAAGGGTCCGCGCCTCGGAGGCGGAGCGGCTCACGAGCGTCTTATGCTCGCGAACCTGTCCGCCGCACTGTTCGAGCACAAGCGGATCACCACCACGGTGACCAAGGCCAAGCGACTGAAGCCTTACGCCGAGCGCCTGGTGACTTTCGCCAAGCGTGGTGACCTGTCTTCCCGCCGTCGTGTACTCGGCCTGATCAGCAACAAGGGCATCGTCCACGAGCTGTTCACCGACATTGCCCAGGCAGTGGAGAACCGCAACGGTGGCTACACCCGCATCACCAAGATCGGCAACCGCAAGGGCGACAACGCTCCCATGGCTGTCATCGAACTGGTTCTTGAGCCGGTTTCCGCCAAGCAGGCCGTCGTAGCCGAGGCTACCCAGGCTGCCGCTAAGGCTGCCCCGGTTGCCGAGGAGGCTCCCGTCGAGGCTGAGGTCACCGAGACCGAGGCTCCTGCAGCTGAGGCGACTGAGGCTCCTGAAGCTGAGGCTGCCGCAACCGAAGAGGCTCCGGCCACCGAGGAAGCAGCCGCCAAGTCGGAGAAGGACGCGAAATAA
- a CDS encoding tRNA pseudouridine synthase A — protein MNELKPAAPVLGGGGFLRIRLDLAYDGGPFSGWAVQPGLRTVQGVLEEALALLVRRPVRVTVAGRTDAGVHARGQVVHLDLTGAEWMGLNRGADIDPAVALLRRLRGALSRGLGDLTGAIEVHRVSLAPVGFDARFSALWRRYSYRIADGPAHWDPLGRTSTLWHKEPLDVGLLNEGAVQLLGLQDFRSYCKPREGATTIRELQRFEFSRGSDGIIVATVQADAFCHNMVRSLVGSALFVGEGVEAPGWLLERLLARQRDAKSVLAAPHPLVLEEVAYPSDSGLLARAELTRALRA, from the coding sequence ATGAACGAGCTCAAACCCGCTGCCCCCGTTTTGGGGGGCGGCGGGTTTTTGCGTATCCGGCTGGATCTGGCGTACGACGGCGGCCCCTTCAGCGGCTGGGCCGTTCAGCCCGGGCTCCGAACGGTCCAGGGTGTCCTGGAGGAGGCCCTGGCGCTGCTGGTCCGACGGCCGGTCCGCGTCACGGTGGCCGGCCGGACCGACGCCGGCGTGCACGCCCGCGGCCAGGTGGTCCACCTGGACCTGACCGGGGCCGAATGGATGGGCCTGAACCGCGGGGCGGACATCGATCCGGCGGTCGCCCTGCTGCGCCGCCTCCGCGGCGCCCTGAGCCGCGGGCTCGGGGACCTCACCGGGGCGATAGAGGTGCACAGGGTCTCGCTGGCACCGGTTGGCTTCGACGCCCGCTTCTCCGCGCTCTGGCGCCGATACAGCTACCGGATCGCCGACGGCCCGGCGCACTGGGACCCGCTGGGACGCACCTCGACCCTCTGGCACAAGGAACCGCTTGACGTCGGGCTGCTGAACGAAGGCGCTGTGCAACTGCTCGGCCTCCAGGACTTCCGGTCCTACTGCAAGCCCCGCGAAGGCGCCACCACCATCCGGGAACTGCAGCGCTTCGAATTCAGCCGCGGATCCGACGGCATCATTGTCGCCACCGTCCAGGCCGACGCGTTCTGCCACAACATGGTGCGCTCCCTCGTCGGATCGGCCCTGTTCGTGGGGGAGGGCGTGGAGGCCCCGGGCTGGCTGCTGGAGCGTCTGCTGGCCCGCCAGCGGGATGCCAAGTCGGTTCTGGCCGCCCCGCACCCGCTGGTGCTCGAGGAAGTGGCCTACCCGTCGGACAGCGGCCTCCTCGCCCGGGCCGAACTGACCCGGGCCCTGCGCGCCTAA